In Hoplias malabaricus isolate fHopMal1 chromosome 6, fHopMal1.hap1, whole genome shotgun sequence, a single window of DNA contains:
- the LOC136700179 gene encoding cystatin-A-like, with protein MASRFCLLLVVVLFAIAESAPTTPQLGGWSEWKNADDSVNEICRKLQPEVQKQLGEEFSRFEALTYQTQVAGGVNYRIKVDVGVNKLVIIEVHHDLNQVDTLTKVEVVSSKNSGVVLVNYGVVKTLVVKRVKKY; from the exons ATGGCGTCTCGCTTCTGTCTCCTGCTCGTTGTTGTCTTGTTCGCGATCGCAGAGTCTGCTCCAACAACTCCACAACTTGGAGGATGGTCAGAGTGGAAGAACGCTGACGACAGCGTGAATGAGATCTGCAGGAAG ctaCAGCCTGAAGTCCAAAAGCAGCTTGGAGAGGAGTTTTCTCGTTTCGAGGCTCTGACGTACCAAACCCAAGTTGCTGGAGGAGTGAACTACAGAATCAAG gttgatGTAGGAGTGAATAAGCTTGTCATCATAGAGGTGCATCACGATCTTAATCAGGTCGACACTCTGACGAAGGTTGAAGTGGTTTCCTCAAAGAATTCTGGAGTTGTTCTTGTGAATTATGGTGTAGTCAAAACATTGGTGGTAAAACGTGTGaaaaaatattga